In a genomic window of Corvus moneduloides isolate bCorMon1 chromosome 17, bCorMon1.pri, whole genome shotgun sequence:
- the CBFA2T2 gene encoding protein CBFA2T2 isoform X4 codes for MVGIPGSCQFAGEKRVPVMPGSPVEVKIQSRSSPPNMPPLPPVNPGGPRPVSFTPTALPNGINHSPPTLNGAPSPPQRFSNGPSSSSSSSLTNQQLPATCGARQLSKLKRFLTTLQQFGNDISPEIGEKVRTLVLALVNSTVTIEEFHCKLQEATNFPLRPFVIPFLKANLPLLQRELLHCARAAKQTPSQYLAQHEHILLNTNTTSPADSSELLIEVNGNGKRHSPDRREDSSFEREPLPTEPPAKRVCTISPAPRHSPALTIPLMNPSGQFHPTPPPLQHYTLEDIATSHLYRDPSKMLEHREIRDRHGGLGLNGGYQDELVDHRLTEREWADEWKHLDHALNCIMEMVEKTRRSMAVLRRCQEADREELNYWKRRCSETAEPRKAGAELLSRQHSPASADSVGSDSLREFSSRSGTGYVTEEIWKKAEAVNEVKRQAMSEVQKAVAEAEQKAFEMIASERARMEQTIADAKRQATEDAFLVINEQEESTESCWNCGRKASETCSGCNIARYCGSFCQHKDWERHHRICGQGLHGQSKPLALPTGRVAAAAKSLDGIPSPALEKTSATTSRSSTPASVTAIDTNGL; via the exons TGCCCAACGGAATAAACCATTCCCCCCCGACGCTGAACGGggccccatccccaccccagaGATTCAGCAACGGCCcttcctcgtcctcctcctcctcactgaccaaccagcagctcccagccacgTGTGGAGCCCGGCAGCTCAGCAAGCTGAAGCGCTTCCTCACCACcctgcagcagtttgggaaTGACATTTCACCGGAGATCGGGGAGAAGGTCCGGacccttgtcctggcactggTG aaCTCAACGGTGACAATCGAGGAATTTCACTGCAAGCTGCAAGAGGCGACCAACTTCCCGCTCCGGCCATTTGTGATCCCCTTCCTGAAG GCCAacctcccactgctgcagcgGGAGCTGCTGCACTGTGCCCGTGCTGCCAAGCAAACGCCCTCCCAGTACCTGGCACAGCACGAGCACATCCTGCTCAACACCAACACCACATCTCCCGCTGACTCCTCCGAGCTGCTCATCGAGGTCAATGGCAACGGCAAGAGGCACAGTCCAGACAG GAGGGAAGACAGCAGCTTTGAGAGGGAGCCGCTGCCGACAGAGCCTCCGGCCAAGAGGGTTTGCACCATCAGCCCCGCGCCccggcacagccctgccctcacCATCCCCCTGATGAACCCCAGCGGGCAGTTCCACCCCACCCCACCGCCCCTCCAGCACTACACCTTGGAAGATATTGCCACCTCCCACCTCTACAGGGACCCCAGCAAGATGTTGGAGCACAGAGAGATCCGGGACAGGCACGGCGGGCTTG GATTGAATGGAGGCTACCAGGACGAGCTGGTGGATCACCGCCTAACAGAGAGGGAGTGGGCGGATGAGTGGAAGCATCTTGATCAC GCCCTGAACTGCATCATGGAGATGGTGGAGAAGACGCGGCGCTCCATGGCGGTGCTGCGGCGCTGCCAGGAGGCCGACAGGGAGGAGCTCAACTACTGGAAGCGGCGCTGCTCCGAGACGGCCGAGCCGCGCAAGGCGGGCGCGGAGCTGCTCAGCCGCCAGCACAGCCCCGCCAGCGCCGACTCCGTGGGCAGCG ATTCCCTGCGGGAGTTCAGCAGCAGGTCGGGGACGGGCTACGTCACTGAGGAGATTTGGAAGAAAGCCG AAGCTGTGAACGAGGTGAAGCGCCAGGCCATGTCGGAGGTGCAGAAGGCGGTGGCCGAGGCGGAGCAGAAGGCGTTCGAGATGATTGCGTCGGAGCGGGCGCGCATGGAGCAGACCATCGCTGATGCCAAGCGCCAGGCCACCGAGGATGCCTTCCTCGTCATAAACGAGCAGGAGGAGTCCACCGAG agctgctggaactGCGGCCGCAAGGCCAGCGAGACGTGCAGCGGCTGCAACATCGCCCGGTACTGCGGCTCCTTCTGCCAGCACAAGGACTGGGAGAGGCACCACCGCATCTGTGGGCAAGGCCTGCACGGCCAGAGCaagcccctggccctgcccacgGGCcgggtggcagcagcagccaagagCCTCGATGGCATCCCCAGTCCGGCCCTCGAGAAGACCTCGGCGACCACCTCGCGCTCCTCCACCCCGGCATCCGTGACAGCCATAGACACGAACGGACTCTAG
- the CBFA2T2 gene encoding protein CBFA2T2 isoform X5, with protein sequence MPGSPVEVKIQSRSSPPNMPPLPPVNPGGPRPVSFTPTALPNGINHSPPTLNGAPSPPQRFSNGPSSSSSSSLTNQQLPATCGARQLSKLKRFLTTLQQFGNDISPEIGEKVRTLVLALVNSTVTIEEFHCKLQEATNFPLRPFVIPFLKANLPLLQRELLHCARAAKQTPSQYLAQHEHILLNTNTTSPADSSELLIEVNGNGKRHSPDRREDSSFEREPLPTEPPAKRVCTISPAPRHSPALTIPLMNPSGQFHPTPPPLQHYTLEDIATSHLYRDPSKMLEHREIRDRHGGLGLNGGYQDELVDHRLTEREWADEWKHLDHALNCIMEMVEKTRRSMAVLRRCQEADREELNYWKRRCSETAEPRKAGAELLSRQHSPASADSVGSADSLREFSSRSGTGYVTEEIWKKAEEAVNEVKRQAMSEVQKAVAEAEQKAFEMIASERARMEQTIADAKRQATEDAFLVINEQEESTESCWNCGRKASETCSGCNIARYCGSFCQHKDWERHHRICGQGLHGQSKPLALPTGRVAAAAKSLDGIPSPALEKTSATTSRSSTPASVTAIDTNGL encoded by the exons TGCCCAACGGAATAAACCATTCCCCCCCGACGCTGAACGGggccccatccccaccccagaGATTCAGCAACGGCCcttcctcgtcctcctcctcctcactgaccaaccagcagctcccagccacgTGTGGAGCCCGGCAGCTCAGCAAGCTGAAGCGCTTCCTCACCACcctgcagcagtttgggaaTGACATTTCACCGGAGATCGGGGAGAAGGTCCGGacccttgtcctggcactggTG aaCTCAACGGTGACAATCGAGGAATTTCACTGCAAGCTGCAAGAGGCGACCAACTTCCCGCTCCGGCCATTTGTGATCCCCTTCCTGAAG GCCAacctcccactgctgcagcgGGAGCTGCTGCACTGTGCCCGTGCTGCCAAGCAAACGCCCTCCCAGTACCTGGCACAGCACGAGCACATCCTGCTCAACACCAACACCACATCTCCCGCTGACTCCTCCGAGCTGCTCATCGAGGTCAATGGCAACGGCAAGAGGCACAGTCCAGACAG GAGGGAAGACAGCAGCTTTGAGAGGGAGCCGCTGCCGACAGAGCCTCCGGCCAAGAGGGTTTGCACCATCAGCCCCGCGCCccggcacagccctgccctcacCATCCCCCTGATGAACCCCAGCGGGCAGTTCCACCCCACCCCACCGCCCCTCCAGCACTACACCTTGGAAGATATTGCCACCTCCCACCTCTACAGGGACCCCAGCAAGATGTTGGAGCACAGAGAGATCCGGGACAGGCACGGCGGGCTTG GATTGAATGGAGGCTACCAGGACGAGCTGGTGGATCACCGCCTAACAGAGAGGGAGTGGGCGGATGAGTGGAAGCATCTTGATCAC GCCCTGAACTGCATCATGGAGATGGTGGAGAAGACGCGGCGCTCCATGGCGGTGCTGCGGCGCTGCCAGGAGGCCGACAGGGAGGAGCTCAACTACTGGAAGCGGCGCTGCTCCGAGACGGCCGAGCCGCGCAAGGCGGGCGCGGAGCTGCTCAGCCGCCAGCACAGCCCCGCCAGCGCCGACTCCGTGGGCAGCG CAGATTCCCTGCGGGAGTTCAGCAGCAGGTCGGGGACGGGCTACGTCACTGAGGAGATTTGGAAGAAAGCCG AAGAAGCTGTGAACGAGGTGAAGCGCCAGGCCATGTCGGAGGTGCAGAAGGCGGTGGCCGAGGCGGAGCAGAAGGCGTTCGAGATGATTGCGTCGGAGCGGGCGCGCATGGAGCAGACCATCGCTGATGCCAAGCGCCAGGCCACCGAGGATGCCTTCCTCGTCATAAACGAGCAGGAGGAGTCCACCGAG agctgctggaactGCGGCCGCAAGGCCAGCGAGACGTGCAGCGGCTGCAACATCGCCCGGTACTGCGGCTCCTTCTGCCAGCACAAGGACTGGGAGAGGCACCACCGCATCTGTGGGCAAGGCCTGCACGGCCAGAGCaagcccctggccctgcccacgGGCcgggtggcagcagcagccaagagCCTCGATGGCATCCCCAGTCCGGCCCTCGAGAAGACCTCGGCGACCACCTCGCGCTCCTCCACCCCGGCATCCGTGACAGCCATAGACACGAACGGACTCTAG
- the CBFA2T2 gene encoding protein CBFA2T2 isoform X2, with translation MVGIPGSCQFAGEKRVPVMPGSPVEVKIQSRSSPPNMPPLPPVNPGGPRPVSFTPTALPNGINHSPPTLNGAPSPPQRFSNGPSSSSSSSLTNQQLPATCGARQLSKLKRFLTTLQQFGNDISPEIGEKVRTLVLALVNSTVTIEEFHCKLQEATNFPLRPFVIPFLKANLPLLQRELLHCARAAKQTPSQYLAQHEHILLNTNTTSPADSSELLIEVNGNGKRHSPDRREDSSFEREPLPTEPPAKRVCTISPAPRHSPALTIPLMNPSGQFHPTPPPLQHYTLEDIATSHLYRDPSKMLEHREIRDRHGGLGLNGGYQDELVDHRLTEREWADEWKHLDHALNCIMEMVEKTRRSMAVLRRCQEADREELNYWKRRCSETAEPRKAGAELLSRQHSPASADSVGSDSLREFSSRSGTGYVTEEIWKKAEEAVNEVKRQAMSEVQKAVAEAEQKAFEMIASERARMEQTIADAKRQATEDAFLVINEQEESTESCWNCGRKASETCSGCNIARYCGSFCQHKDWERHHRICGQGLHGQSKPLALPTGRVAAAAKSLDGIPSPALEKTSATTSRSSTPASVTAIDTNGL, from the exons TGCCCAACGGAATAAACCATTCCCCCCCGACGCTGAACGGggccccatccccaccccagaGATTCAGCAACGGCCcttcctcgtcctcctcctcctcactgaccaaccagcagctcccagccacgTGTGGAGCCCGGCAGCTCAGCAAGCTGAAGCGCTTCCTCACCACcctgcagcagtttgggaaTGACATTTCACCGGAGATCGGGGAGAAGGTCCGGacccttgtcctggcactggTG aaCTCAACGGTGACAATCGAGGAATTTCACTGCAAGCTGCAAGAGGCGACCAACTTCCCGCTCCGGCCATTTGTGATCCCCTTCCTGAAG GCCAacctcccactgctgcagcgGGAGCTGCTGCACTGTGCCCGTGCTGCCAAGCAAACGCCCTCCCAGTACCTGGCACAGCACGAGCACATCCTGCTCAACACCAACACCACATCTCCCGCTGACTCCTCCGAGCTGCTCATCGAGGTCAATGGCAACGGCAAGAGGCACAGTCCAGACAG GAGGGAAGACAGCAGCTTTGAGAGGGAGCCGCTGCCGACAGAGCCTCCGGCCAAGAGGGTTTGCACCATCAGCCCCGCGCCccggcacagccctgccctcacCATCCCCCTGATGAACCCCAGCGGGCAGTTCCACCCCACCCCACCGCCCCTCCAGCACTACACCTTGGAAGATATTGCCACCTCCCACCTCTACAGGGACCCCAGCAAGATGTTGGAGCACAGAGAGATCCGGGACAGGCACGGCGGGCTTG GATTGAATGGAGGCTACCAGGACGAGCTGGTGGATCACCGCCTAACAGAGAGGGAGTGGGCGGATGAGTGGAAGCATCTTGATCAC GCCCTGAACTGCATCATGGAGATGGTGGAGAAGACGCGGCGCTCCATGGCGGTGCTGCGGCGCTGCCAGGAGGCCGACAGGGAGGAGCTCAACTACTGGAAGCGGCGCTGCTCCGAGACGGCCGAGCCGCGCAAGGCGGGCGCGGAGCTGCTCAGCCGCCAGCACAGCCCCGCCAGCGCCGACTCCGTGGGCAGCG ATTCCCTGCGGGAGTTCAGCAGCAGGTCGGGGACGGGCTACGTCACTGAGGAGATTTGGAAGAAAGCCG AAGAAGCTGTGAACGAGGTGAAGCGCCAGGCCATGTCGGAGGTGCAGAAGGCGGTGGCCGAGGCGGAGCAGAAGGCGTTCGAGATGATTGCGTCGGAGCGGGCGCGCATGGAGCAGACCATCGCTGATGCCAAGCGCCAGGCCACCGAGGATGCCTTCCTCGTCATAAACGAGCAGGAGGAGTCCACCGAG agctgctggaactGCGGCCGCAAGGCCAGCGAGACGTGCAGCGGCTGCAACATCGCCCGGTACTGCGGCTCCTTCTGCCAGCACAAGGACTGGGAGAGGCACCACCGCATCTGTGGGCAAGGCCTGCACGGCCAGAGCaagcccctggccctgcccacgGGCcgggtggcagcagcagccaagagCCTCGATGGCATCCCCAGTCCGGCCCTCGAGAAGACCTCGGCGACCACCTCGCGCTCCTCCACCCCGGCATCCGTGACAGCCATAGACACGAACGGACTCTAG
- the CBFA2T2 gene encoding protein CBFA2T2 isoform X1: MVGIPGSCQFAGEKRVPVMPGSPVEVKIQSRSSPPNMPPLPPVNPGGPRPVSFTPTALPNGINHSPPTLNGAPSPPQRFSNGPSSSSSSSLTNQQLPATCGARQLSKLKRFLTTLQQFGNDISPEIGEKVRTLVLALVNSTVTIEEFHCKLQEATNFPLRPFVIPFLKANLPLLQRELLHCARAAKQTPSQYLAQHEHILLNTNTTSPADSSELLIEVNGNGKRHSPDRREDSSFEREPLPTEPPAKRVCTISPAPRHSPALTIPLMNPSGQFHPTPPPLQHYTLEDIATSHLYRDPSKMLEHREIRDRHGGLGLNGGYQDELVDHRLTEREWADEWKHLDHALNCIMEMVEKTRRSMAVLRRCQEADREELNYWKRRCSETAEPRKAGAELLSRQHSPASADSVGSADSLREFSSRSGTGYVTEEIWKKAEEAVNEVKRQAMSEVQKAVAEAEQKAFEMIASERARMEQTIADAKRQATEDAFLVINEQEESTESCWNCGRKASETCSGCNIARYCGSFCQHKDWERHHRICGQGLHGQSKPLALPTGRVAAAAKSLDGIPSPALEKTSATTSRSSTPASVTAIDTNGL; this comes from the exons TGCCCAACGGAATAAACCATTCCCCCCCGACGCTGAACGGggccccatccccaccccagaGATTCAGCAACGGCCcttcctcgtcctcctcctcctcactgaccaaccagcagctcccagccacgTGTGGAGCCCGGCAGCTCAGCAAGCTGAAGCGCTTCCTCACCACcctgcagcagtttgggaaTGACATTTCACCGGAGATCGGGGAGAAGGTCCGGacccttgtcctggcactggTG aaCTCAACGGTGACAATCGAGGAATTTCACTGCAAGCTGCAAGAGGCGACCAACTTCCCGCTCCGGCCATTTGTGATCCCCTTCCTGAAG GCCAacctcccactgctgcagcgGGAGCTGCTGCACTGTGCCCGTGCTGCCAAGCAAACGCCCTCCCAGTACCTGGCACAGCACGAGCACATCCTGCTCAACACCAACACCACATCTCCCGCTGACTCCTCCGAGCTGCTCATCGAGGTCAATGGCAACGGCAAGAGGCACAGTCCAGACAG GAGGGAAGACAGCAGCTTTGAGAGGGAGCCGCTGCCGACAGAGCCTCCGGCCAAGAGGGTTTGCACCATCAGCCCCGCGCCccggcacagccctgccctcacCATCCCCCTGATGAACCCCAGCGGGCAGTTCCACCCCACCCCACCGCCCCTCCAGCACTACACCTTGGAAGATATTGCCACCTCCCACCTCTACAGGGACCCCAGCAAGATGTTGGAGCACAGAGAGATCCGGGACAGGCACGGCGGGCTTG GATTGAATGGAGGCTACCAGGACGAGCTGGTGGATCACCGCCTAACAGAGAGGGAGTGGGCGGATGAGTGGAAGCATCTTGATCAC GCCCTGAACTGCATCATGGAGATGGTGGAGAAGACGCGGCGCTCCATGGCGGTGCTGCGGCGCTGCCAGGAGGCCGACAGGGAGGAGCTCAACTACTGGAAGCGGCGCTGCTCCGAGACGGCCGAGCCGCGCAAGGCGGGCGCGGAGCTGCTCAGCCGCCAGCACAGCCCCGCCAGCGCCGACTCCGTGGGCAGCG CAGATTCCCTGCGGGAGTTCAGCAGCAGGTCGGGGACGGGCTACGTCACTGAGGAGATTTGGAAGAAAGCCG AAGAAGCTGTGAACGAGGTGAAGCGCCAGGCCATGTCGGAGGTGCAGAAGGCGGTGGCCGAGGCGGAGCAGAAGGCGTTCGAGATGATTGCGTCGGAGCGGGCGCGCATGGAGCAGACCATCGCTGATGCCAAGCGCCAGGCCACCGAGGATGCCTTCCTCGTCATAAACGAGCAGGAGGAGTCCACCGAG agctgctggaactGCGGCCGCAAGGCCAGCGAGACGTGCAGCGGCTGCAACATCGCCCGGTACTGCGGCTCCTTCTGCCAGCACAAGGACTGGGAGAGGCACCACCGCATCTGTGGGCAAGGCCTGCACGGCCAGAGCaagcccctggccctgcccacgGGCcgggtggcagcagcagccaagagCCTCGATGGCATCCCCAGTCCGGCCCTCGAGAAGACCTCGGCGACCACCTCGCGCTCCTCCACCCCGGCATCCGTGACAGCCATAGACACGAACGGACTCTAG
- the CBFA2T2 gene encoding protein CBFA2T2 isoform X3: MVGIPGSCQFAGEKRVPVMPGSPVEVKIQSRSSPPNMPPLPPVNPGGPRPVSFTPTALPNGINHSPPTLNGAPSPPQRFSNGPSSSSSSSLTNQQLPATCGARQLSKLKRFLTTLQQFGNDISPEIGEKVRTLVLALVNSTVTIEEFHCKLQEATNFPLRPFVIPFLKANLPLLQRELLHCARAAKQTPSQYLAQHEHILLNTNTTSPADSSELLIEVNGNGKRHSPDRREDSSFEREPLPTEPPAKRVCTISPAPRHSPALTIPLMNPSGQFHPTPPPLQHYTLEDIATSHLYRDPSKMLEHREIRDRHGGLGLNGGYQDELVDHRLTEREWADEWKHLDHALNCIMEMVEKTRRSMAVLRRCQEADREELNYWKRRCSETAEPRKAGAELLSRQHSPASADSVGSADSLREFSSRSGTGYVTEEIWKKAEAVNEVKRQAMSEVQKAVAEAEQKAFEMIASERARMEQTIADAKRQATEDAFLVINEQEESTESCWNCGRKASETCSGCNIARYCGSFCQHKDWERHHRICGQGLHGQSKPLALPTGRVAAAAKSLDGIPSPALEKTSATTSRSSTPASVTAIDTNGL; the protein is encoded by the exons TGCCCAACGGAATAAACCATTCCCCCCCGACGCTGAACGGggccccatccccaccccagaGATTCAGCAACGGCCcttcctcgtcctcctcctcctcactgaccaaccagcagctcccagccacgTGTGGAGCCCGGCAGCTCAGCAAGCTGAAGCGCTTCCTCACCACcctgcagcagtttgggaaTGACATTTCACCGGAGATCGGGGAGAAGGTCCGGacccttgtcctggcactggTG aaCTCAACGGTGACAATCGAGGAATTTCACTGCAAGCTGCAAGAGGCGACCAACTTCCCGCTCCGGCCATTTGTGATCCCCTTCCTGAAG GCCAacctcccactgctgcagcgGGAGCTGCTGCACTGTGCCCGTGCTGCCAAGCAAACGCCCTCCCAGTACCTGGCACAGCACGAGCACATCCTGCTCAACACCAACACCACATCTCCCGCTGACTCCTCCGAGCTGCTCATCGAGGTCAATGGCAACGGCAAGAGGCACAGTCCAGACAG GAGGGAAGACAGCAGCTTTGAGAGGGAGCCGCTGCCGACAGAGCCTCCGGCCAAGAGGGTTTGCACCATCAGCCCCGCGCCccggcacagccctgccctcacCATCCCCCTGATGAACCCCAGCGGGCAGTTCCACCCCACCCCACCGCCCCTCCAGCACTACACCTTGGAAGATATTGCCACCTCCCACCTCTACAGGGACCCCAGCAAGATGTTGGAGCACAGAGAGATCCGGGACAGGCACGGCGGGCTTG GATTGAATGGAGGCTACCAGGACGAGCTGGTGGATCACCGCCTAACAGAGAGGGAGTGGGCGGATGAGTGGAAGCATCTTGATCAC GCCCTGAACTGCATCATGGAGATGGTGGAGAAGACGCGGCGCTCCATGGCGGTGCTGCGGCGCTGCCAGGAGGCCGACAGGGAGGAGCTCAACTACTGGAAGCGGCGCTGCTCCGAGACGGCCGAGCCGCGCAAGGCGGGCGCGGAGCTGCTCAGCCGCCAGCACAGCCCCGCCAGCGCCGACTCCGTGGGCAGCG CAGATTCCCTGCGGGAGTTCAGCAGCAGGTCGGGGACGGGCTACGTCACTGAGGAGATTTGGAAGAAAGCCG AAGCTGTGAACGAGGTGAAGCGCCAGGCCATGTCGGAGGTGCAGAAGGCGGTGGCCGAGGCGGAGCAGAAGGCGTTCGAGATGATTGCGTCGGAGCGGGCGCGCATGGAGCAGACCATCGCTGATGCCAAGCGCCAGGCCACCGAGGATGCCTTCCTCGTCATAAACGAGCAGGAGGAGTCCACCGAG agctgctggaactGCGGCCGCAAGGCCAGCGAGACGTGCAGCGGCTGCAACATCGCCCGGTACTGCGGCTCCTTCTGCCAGCACAAGGACTGGGAGAGGCACCACCGCATCTGTGGGCAAGGCCTGCACGGCCAGAGCaagcccctggccctgcccacgGGCcgggtggcagcagcagccaagagCCTCGATGGCATCCCCAGTCCGGCCCTCGAGAAGACCTCGGCGACCACCTCGCGCTCCTCCACCCCGGCATCCGTGACAGCCATAGACACGAACGGACTCTAG
- the ACTL10 gene encoding actin-like protein 10, translating into MLKPAVVIDSGSHFTRGGFAGQEQPQCVLRTVLVHPHSAQQHLPATESTGGWAAAPLSYPLKYGVVEDWDAMRALWSHLFCCCLKVPPEEHPVLLAESPSCPAADREKAAEVLFEGFGVPALHVANTGFLSLCAHGRVTGLAVEAGAAMSHVTSVCGGRTLRKGSRCLGVAGEQLSRHLQRLLLESPREPSVLQALTKAALTRLKEQCCYVSLDYERDLWERGSHHPARFQTPDGHWITLGKERFCCPEPLFRPELLHHSCPGLHQLAGQSLQSVPDHARRHILGNIVLSGGSSMFPGFPERMCLELNLLFQGAGVHVEVLANPKRGTAAWAGGSMAASLTSFQHTWMTKGEYQEHGAEYVHTKFQ; encoded by the coding sequence ATGCTGAAGCCTGCAGTGGTCATAGACAGCGGCAGCCACTTCACCCGGGGGGGCTTTgctggccaggagcagccccagtgcGTGCTGAGGACCGTGCTGGTGCATCCCCACAgtgcccagcagcacctccctgccACCGAGAGCACGGGCGGCTGGGCCGCAGCACCCCTGTCCTACCCCCTCAAGTACGGCGTCGTTGAAGACTGGGATGCCATGAGAGCCCTGTGGAGCcacctcttctgctgctgcctcaaaGTGCCCCCAGAGGAGCACCCGGTGCTCCTGGCCGAGTCCCCGTCCTGCCCCGCCGCCGACAGGGAGAAGGCGGCCGAGGTGCTGTTCGAGGGCTTTGGGGTGCCCGCCCTGCACGTGGCCAACACCGGGTTCCTGTCGCTCTGCGCCCACGGCAGGGTCACCGGGCTGGCCGTGGAGGCCGGGGCAGCAATGTCCCACGTCACCTCTGTCTGCGGGGGCCGGACCCTGAGGAAGGGCAGCCGCTGCCTGGGGGTGGCCGGCGAGCAGCTGTCCAGGCACCTGCagcggctgctgctggagagcccCAGGGAGCCCTCGGTGCTGCAGGCCCTGACGAAGGCGGCGCTGACCCGGCTGAAGGAGCAATGCTGCTACGTGTCCTTGGACTACGAGAGAGACCTCTGGGAGAGAGGGTCCCATCACCCAGCCAGATTCCAGACCCCCGATGGGCACTGGATAACCCTGGGCAAGGAGCGCTTCTGCTGCCCGGAGCCGCTGTTCcggccagagctgctgcaccacAGCTGCCCCGGGCTGCACCAGCTGGCCGGGCAGAGCCTCCAGTCGGTGCCTGACCACGCCAGGAGGCACATCCTGGGGAACATCGTGCTCTCAGGCGGCTCCTCCATGTTTCCTGGCTTTCCCGAGAGGATGTGCTTGGAGTTGAACCTGCTTTTCCAAGGCGCAGGCGTCCACGTTGAGGTCCTGGCAAACCCCAAGCGGggcacagcagcctgggctgggggctccaTGGCAGCCTCACTCACGTCCTTCCAGCACACGTGGATGACAAAGGGCGAGTACCAGGAGCACGGGGCCGAGTACGTGCACACAAAATTCCAGTAG